From a single Lentisphaera profundi genomic region:
- the nagA gene encoding N-acetylglucosamine-6-phosphate deacetylase: MMIKTDNLLINVDYGLTNGRVIHNCSILCRDKSIYAIGGASSFKEAVYTHCLDLKDCYAVPGFVDGHIYGFGKISLLDSMDVNALSVMARELPAHGVTSFLATLQSTNRPKLIEALKRTSDNILNQEDGAEALGIHLIGPFINPELNGLVRDEGVRKYSRDELEEIIEAAQGTLKVMTLAPEVEGAQEIIEILTKNGIQASMGHSSANEHQVHASMKAGARNVTHLYNCMKPLHQREMGLSSTALVDESLTCELIFDGFHIHPQMLDLACRAKGGDKISAVSSANQGTGLPDGRYKFDENEYIIEDQHLLLPDGTIAGSMLTLEQAWQNVINFTHMNTKEAIACFTSTPSTSLGLSDRGHLSPGLKADIAIFNKDHELQATLINGNIAYIKNEENLRQIND, from the coding sequence ATGATGATAAAGACAGACAATTTATTGATCAATGTGGATTATGGCCTGACAAATGGGCGTGTGATTCACAACTGTTCTATTTTATGTAGAGATAAGAGTATATATGCAATTGGTGGAGCCTCATCATTTAAAGAAGCCGTCTATACACATTGCCTAGATTTGAAAGACTGTTATGCGGTTCCTGGATTTGTCGATGGACATATCTATGGCTTTGGGAAAATATCGCTATTAGATAGTATGGATGTAAATGCCTTGAGTGTAATGGCAAGAGAACTTCCTGCACATGGAGTAACGAGTTTTTTGGCCACTCTACAATCAACGAATCGCCCTAAGTTGATAGAAGCCTTGAAACGTACGAGTGATAATATCCTCAATCAGGAAGATGGTGCGGAAGCTTTAGGGATTCACTTGATTGGTCCTTTCATTAACCCTGAATTAAATGGTCTGGTGAGAGATGAAGGAGTTCGCAAGTACAGCAGAGATGAATTAGAAGAGATTATTGAAGCGGCACAAGGAACCTTGAAGGTTATGACCCTGGCTCCAGAAGTTGAAGGAGCACAAGAAATAATCGAAATTCTTACTAAAAATGGAATCCAAGCTTCGATGGGGCATAGCAGTGCCAATGAACATCAAGTTCATGCATCGATGAAGGCAGGAGCACGCAATGTAACTCACCTCTATAATTGTATGAAGCCTCTACATCAAAGAGAAATGGGGCTTTCGTCTACGGCGCTCGTTGATGAGAGTTTAACTTGCGAACTTATTTTTGATGGTTTTCATATTCATCCACAGATGCTGGATTTAGCCTGTCGTGCTAAGGGTGGGGACAAAATTTCGGCAGTATCATCTGCGAATCAAGGAACGGGTTTACCTGATGGACGTTATAAATTTGATGAGAATGAATATATTATTGAGGATCAACATTTATTATTGCCTGATGGAACAATCGCAGGATCGATGTTGACCCTTGAGCAAGCTTGGCAAAATGTGATTAATTTCACCCATATGAATACAAAAGAAGCAATAGCTTGTTTTACCTCTACACCAAGTACATCTTTAGGCTTAAGTGACCGCGGACATTTGTCTCCGGGCTTAAAAGCGGATATTGCAATTTTTAATAAAGATCACGAGTTACAAGCAACTTTAATCAATGGCAATATTGCCTACATCAAAAATGAAGAAAATTTGAGGCAGATAAATGACTAA